From a region of the Lactuca sativa cultivar Salinas chromosome 4, Lsat_Salinas_v11, whole genome shotgun sequence genome:
- the LOC111920493 gene encoding topless-related protein 2 isoform X1, with the protein MTQLPFVGISTPFKHCSRYILYLHWHILESTISEKDFFLERLFSWGTSKEGESFLIEWNETERAIKKTYTGFRKKSNGVAHFDTNQNNFLVVGEENQIKFWDMHNMNILTTTDADGGLQIFLRLRFNKEGNLLVVATIEYKVDSATWPIMISRVC; encoded by the exons ATGACACAATTGCCCTTTGTGGGTATCTCAACTCCTTTTAAACATTGCTCAAGGTATATTTTGTATCTACATTGGCATATATTGGAATCTACCATCTCTGAGAAGGATTTTTTTTTAGAAAG GTTGTTTTCATGGGGAACAAGTAAAGAAGGGGAGTCTTTTCTTATTGAATGGAATGAAACTGAAAGAGCAATTAAGAAGACTTATACTGGTTTCAGAAAGAAATCAAATGGCGTTGCACATTTTGACACAAATCAGAACAACTTTTTGGTTGTTGGTGAAGAAAACCAAATAAAGTTTTGGGACATGCATAATATGAATATTCTCACTACCACAGATGCTGATGGTGGACTCCAG ATTTTTCTGCGATTGAGGTTCAACAAGGAAGGAAATCTTCTTGTTGTTGCTACTATTGAATACAAG
- the LOC111920506 gene encoding RNA exonuclease 4: MDSETQRNKCAACYRQFNKKEHLVEHMRISYHSVHEPMCGICGKRCRSFESLRDHLIGPLPKVECERVFRDHGCTICLTVLNSPNSLRVHQDRCQLSRGNNGVLHRFANMGIHDDLRIDSGKTRAVALACKMVGGGSDGSLDLCARVCIIDEYENILFHSYVKPQLPVTNYRYETTGVRPEYLRDAMPLRHVQRKIQDFLCNGEPIWKIRSRGGKARILVGHGLEHDMKCLELEYPLVKIRDTAKYPPLMKTSKLSNSLKYLTKSYLGYDIQNGIQDPYDDCVATMRLYRRMRSQAHRMEDYPLATDSQNSNNFASWRQGELERMSPNELLAISRSDYYCWCLDSKDVA; the protein is encoded by the exons ATGGATTCAGAGACCCAAAG GAACAAATGTGCAGCATGCTATAGGCAGTTTAACAAAAAGGAGCACTTGGTGGAACACATGAGGATTTCATATCACTCGGTTCATGAACCCATGTGTGGAATTTGTGGGAAACGTTGTCGCTCATTTGAATCTCTCCGTGATCATCTTATAG GACCATTGCCAAAGGTTGAATGTGAAAGGGTGTTTAGAGACCATGGATGTACCATTTGCTTAACCGTCCTTAATAGCCCAAACTCTCTAAGGGTTCACCAAGATAGATGTCAACTATCACGTGGAAATAAC GGTGTACTACATAGATTTGCTAACATGGGAATTCATGATGACTTGAGAATCGATAGTGGGAAAACAAGGGCAGTTGCACTTGCTTGCAAAAtggttggtggtggaagtgatggTTCTTTAGATCTTTGTGCAAGAGTTTGTATCATCGATGAATATGAGAACATACTCTTTCATTCATATGTTAAGCCACAACTTCCCGTTACAAACTATAG GTATGAGACAACAGGCGTTCGACCAGAGTACCTTAGGGATGCAATGCCACTAAGACATGTACAAAGAAAAATTCAAGATTTTTTGTGTAATGGGGAACCAATATGGAAGATTCGCTCGAGAGGTGGAAAGGCGAGGATTCTTGTAGGACATGGTTTGGAACATGACATGAAATGTTTGGAACTTGAGTATCCTTTAGTAAAGATAAG GGATACAGCAAAATATCCACCACTAATGAAGACAAGCAAGCTCAGCAACTCACTCAAGTACCTAACAAAATCTTACCTAGG GTATGATATTCAAAATGGGATACAAGATCCTTATGATGATTGTGTTGCAACGATGAGACTTTATAGAAGAATGAGATCACAAGCTcatagaatggaggattatcctctGGCTACAGATTCCCAAAACAGTAATAACTTTGCTTCATGGAGGCAGGGTGAGCTTGAGAGGATGAGTCCTAATGAATTGTTGGCAATCTCAAGGTCTGATTACTATTGTTGGTGCTTAGATAGCAAAGATGTGGCTTAA
- the LOC111920493 gene encoding topless-related protein 2 isoform X2, whose protein sequence is MRRYILYLHWHILESTISEKDFFLERLFSWGTSKEGESFLIEWNETERAIKKTYTGFRKKSNGVAHFDTNQNNFLVVGEENQIKFWDMHNMNILTTTDADGGLQIFLRLRFNKEGNLLVVATIEYKVDSATWPIMISRVC, encoded by the exons ATGAGGAG GTATATTTTGTATCTACATTGGCATATATTGGAATCTACCATCTCTGAGAAGGATTTTTTTTTAGAAAG GTTGTTTTCATGGGGAACAAGTAAAGAAGGGGAGTCTTTTCTTATTGAATGGAATGAAACTGAAAGAGCAATTAAGAAGACTTATACTGGTTTCAGAAAGAAATCAAATGGCGTTGCACATTTTGACACAAATCAGAACAACTTTTTGGTTGTTGGTGAAGAAAACCAAATAAAGTTTTGGGACATGCATAATATGAATATTCTCACTACCACAGATGCTGATGGTGGACTCCAG ATTTTTCTGCGATTGAGGTTCAACAAGGAAGGAAATCTTCTTGTTGTTGCTACTATTGAATACAAG